From a single Nothobranchius furzeri strain GRZ-AD chromosome 9, NfurGRZ-RIMD1, whole genome shotgun sequence genomic region:
- the LOC129163728 gene encoding uncharacterized protein isoform X1, producing MTSVRGQNRMGYVCFKCHRSLGHNIRAFFNHLRVVHYILSTSTYFQCAQVGCHRTFDQIRSFRRHIIGHAIEFDIETEESSTGELPDSSVDPHLSVLNEVECCETTAEHWDELEEDNIKDRVALFLARLKATSSQTFSGIRDVVENTSGLIRDVVGCLKRKTLSFLREIGHSETPQAEDLMEQFTKAAEPFQGFESEYKQMKYFTQSGFFIQPEAVPLPGFSFTQEIDRESGNVKQVAVRDTFQYVPLKPMLKLVLESPGTIDKIFEWQNLENAALEDFRDGTIFETNPLFSKDFSIPLVLYSDECEMVNPLGAKTSVHKLGFIYFTMKCLPQEYMSSLKSHFLLAVYKADDVKTYGMNTILEPIVNDIKDMELNGFHVETTRFSGIVKAGVAQVCGYNLGLNGILGYTESFAGNSVCRWCRVHKEVLRVQTVEAPSSIRDKVNYHSDLLLHKPAETGIKRECSLNKLQFYHVTDNVAPDVMHDILEGIGGYEIKLVLNALIEQKIVTLDQLNYRLTSFDYGFCDVHNKPSTIKPQDLKNPDTGLRQSASQTWCLLRLLPLMIGDLIPEDNKYWELLLLLLSCMEFIFSPSLTEGAVVFLGHIIEKHHCLCLELFPDRHLKPKHHFMLHYPRAIRKLGPVVHFWSMRFEAKHGFFKRVSHVTCNFRNICKTQAYRHQIMMCYTLLSGQMFCHEFEVGPGYTKLLGTIEDFEKVKSGFEGVAVITDVYLPSWIKYKGTSYRTGMTLFMSHTDDCEPQFGTIQSIVVLRSNTKLILKKWETIGFERHFFLPSMFPLPQRLKQWTLIPLLTITLSML from the coding sequence atgaccagtgtcagaggtcAAAACAGAATGGGGTACGTGTGCTTTAAATGTCATAGGTCTTTAGGTCATAACATAAGAGCTTTTTTTAACCATCTCAGAGTGGTGCATTATATACTTTCTACTTCAACTTATTTCCAGTGTGCTCAAGTTGGGTGCCATCGCACTTTTGATCAAATAAGATCATTCAGACGACACATAATTGGGCATGCTATTGAGTTTGACATTGAAACAGAAGAAAGTAGCACAGGTGAACTTCCTGACAGTTCAGTAGATCCTCATTTAAGTGTGCTAAATGAGGTGGAATGCTGTGAGACTACAGCAGAACATTGGGATGAGCTAGAGGAAGACAACATAAAGGACAGAGTTGCACTCTTCTTAGCTAGGTTAAAGGCAACATCCTCTCAGACATTCAGTGGGATTAGAGATGTAGTTGAAAACACATCAGGTCTTATCAGAGATGTAGTTGGTTGCTTAAAGAGAAAAACACTCTCTTTTTTAAGagagatcggtcactctgagactCCACAAGCAGAGGACCTCATGGAGCAGTTCACCAAAGCAGCTGAACCATTTCAAGGATTTGAATCAGAGTACAAGCAAATGAAATATTTTACTCAGTCTGGGTTCTTCATACAGCCAGAGGCAGTACCACTCCCTGGCTTTTCCTTTACACAAGAAATTGATCGAGAGTCAGGAAATGTGAAACAAGTTGCAGTTCGGGACACTTTCCAGTATGTTCCCTTGAAACCCATGTTGAAGCTTGTTCTGGAAAGTCCAGGAACAATAGATAAGATCTTTGAATGGCAAAATCTTGAAAATGCTGCCTTAGAGGATTTCAGAGATGGCACAATATTTGAAACTAATCCACTTTTCTCTAAAGATTTCTCTATTCCATTGGTTCTTTACAGTGATGAGTGTGAGATGGTGAATCCACTTGGCGCAAAAACATCAGTCCACAAACTTGGTTTTATCTATTTCACAATGAAATGCTTGCCACAGGAATACATGTCTAGTTTAAAGTCTCACTTCTTGTTGGCAGTGTACAAAGCTGATGATGTAAAAACATATGGAATGAACACAATTTTAGAGCCAATTGTGAATGACATTAAAGACATGGAACTGAATGGCTTTCATGTTGAAACCACACGTTTTTCAGGCATTGTTAAGGCTGGAGTGGCACAGGTCTGTGGTTATAACCTTGGACTTAATGGAATACTTGGTTACACAGAAAGCTTTGCAGGCAATAGCGTGTGTCGGTGGTGTCGAGTTCACAAGGAAGTGTTGAGGGTACAGACAGTTGAAGCTCCTTCATCAATACGTGACAAGGTTAACtaccactcagacttgcttctacaCAAACCAGCTGAAACTGGCATCAAGAGAGAGTGCTCTCTTAACAAGTTGCAGTTCTACCATGTGACTGACAATGTTGCTCCTGATGTCATGCATGATATCCTCGAAGGGATTGGTGGTTATGAAATTAAGCTTGTGCTCAATGCATTGATTGAACAAAAAATTGTCACTCTTGATCAGCTGAACTACAGGTTGACAAGCTTTGACTATGGATTTTGTGATGTCCACAACAAGCCATCAACCATCAAACCTCAGGACTTGAAAAATCCTGATACTGGACTTAGGCAATCTGCTTCACAAACATGGTGTCTGCTAAGACTGCTTCCCCTCATGATAGGGGATTTGATTCCAGAGGACAACAAATATTGGGAGTTGCTTCTTTTATTGTTGAGCTGCATGGAGTTTATTTTTTCTCCTTCATTAACAGAAGGAGCAGTAGTCTTTTTGGGGCACATCATTGAGAAGCACCATTGTCTTTGTTTAGAGCTCTTCCCAGACAGACATCTAAAACCCAAACACCACTTCATGCTTCACTATCCCAGAGCCATACGGAAACTTGGGCCTGTTGTTCACTTCTGGTCAATGCGCTTTGAGGCAAAACATGGGTTTTTCAAAAGAGTGAGTCATGTTACCTGCAACTTTCGAAATATCTGTAAAACCCAAGCCTACAGACATCAAATAATGATGTGTTACACTCTCCTGTCAGGCCAGATGTTTTGCCATGAGTTTGAAGTTGGGCCAGGATATACCAAACTCCTTGGTACAATAGAGGATTTTGAGAAGGTCAAATCTGGGTTTGAAGGAGTTGCTGTTATTACAGACGTTTATCTGCCTTCTTGGATTAAGTACAAGGGCACTAGCTACAGGACAGGAATGACATTATTTATGTCTCATACAGATGACTGCGAGCCTCAGTTTGGAACTATTCAGAGCATTGTGGTACTTCGTTCGAATACTAAGCTCATTTTAAAAAAGTGGGAAACAATCGGCTTTGAAAGGCATTTTTTTTTGCCTTCAATGTTTCCCCTACCTCAGCGATTGAAGCAGTGGACATTGATTCCATTGCTGACTATCACCCTCTCCATGCTGTGA